Proteins encoded in a region of the Ziziphus jujuba cultivar Dongzao chromosome 3, ASM3175591v1 genome:
- the LOC107422364 gene encoding 3'-5' exonuclease-like isoform X1, with translation MDNQHHHRNHTNSVTTFSFISDWDDEPFTDEDLQAIEAALQSASKRPQPSSSHNYDDNDDHNSGGADPPTDGGGGGGGGGGRRRRCPVPFSLSPCQANLRMRYPVMKFGGQITYSRTAVEVEAAAMELLNTVGAKNRDVGEAAVRFDIEWRPTFKKGFSPGKAAVLQICGNTSHCHVMHIIHSGIPQSLSLLLENSTLLKVGVGIGNDAVKVYKDYNVAVKAVKDLSYLAKRKLGESQRWGLGSLTETLISNQILLLGTLVLLVTRMFFKVEMGSKPKLFAVIRGSHKLPKPNIIRLGNWEADVLSRKQLRVCCQ, from the exons ATGGACAACCAACACCACCACCGAAACCATACAAACTCCGTCACCACCTTCTCTTTTATATCCGACTGGGACGACGAACCGTTCACCGACGAAGACCTCCAAGCCATTGAAGCTGCTCTTCAATCCGCCTCGAAAAGGCCACAACCCTCCTCTTCTCACAACTACGACGACAACGACGACCATAATTCCGGCGGCGCAGATCCCCCAAccgatggtggtggtggtggtggtggtggtggtggacgCCGCCGAAGATGCCCAGTTCCATTCTCTCTTTCACCTTGCCAAG CCAATTTAAGGATGAGATACCCTGTGATGAAGTTTGGAGGTCAAATTACATATAGCAGGACTGCCGTTGAAGTGGAGGCAGCTGCAATGGAGCTCCTAAATACTGTTGGAGCAAAGAATAGAGATGTGGGTGAAGCTGCTGTCAGATTTGACATTGAATGGAGACCTACATTTAAAAAAG GTTTTTCACCTGGGAAGGCTGCGGTTCTGCAAATATGTGGGAACACTAGTCATTGTCATGTTATGCACATTATCCATTCTGGGATACCTCAAAGTCTATCTCTACTTCTGGAGAATTCTACCCTTTTGAAA GTTGGAGTTGGCATTGGCAATGATGCTGTTAAGGTTTACAAAGATTATAATGTAGCTGTTAAGGCAGTAAAGGATCTCTCCTATCTTGCCAAGCGAAAACTTGGTGAATCCCAAAGATGGGGTCTTGGTTCTCTGACTGAGACACTTATATCCAATCAG ATCTTGTTACTGGGCACTTTGGTCTTACTGGTTACTCGAATGTTCTTTAAGGTGGAAATGGGTTCTAAACCTAAGCTTTTTGCTGTAATTAGAGGTTCACACAAA CTTCCGAAGCCCAATATAATTAGACTTGGAAATTGGGAGGCCGATGTTTTATCAAGAAAGCAGTTAAGAGTATGCTGCCAGTGA
- the LOC107422364 gene encoding 3'-5' exonuclease-like isoform X2 — MDNQHHHRNHTNSVTTFSFISDWDDEPFTDEDLQAIEAALQSASKRPQPSSSHNYDDNDDHNSGGADPPTDGGGGGGGGGGRRRRCPVPFSLSPCQANLRMRYPVMKFGGQITYSRTAVEVEAAAMELLNTVGAKNRDVGEAAVRFDIEWRPTFKKGFSPGKAAVLQICGNTSHCHVMHIIHSGIPQSLSLLLENSTLLKVGVGIGNDAVKVYKDYNVAVKAVKDLSYLAKRKLGESQRWGLGSLTETLISNQLPKPNIIRLGNWEADVLSRKQLRVCCQ, encoded by the exons ATGGACAACCAACACCACCACCGAAACCATACAAACTCCGTCACCACCTTCTCTTTTATATCCGACTGGGACGACGAACCGTTCACCGACGAAGACCTCCAAGCCATTGAAGCTGCTCTTCAATCCGCCTCGAAAAGGCCACAACCCTCCTCTTCTCACAACTACGACGACAACGACGACCATAATTCCGGCGGCGCAGATCCCCCAAccgatggtggtggtggtggtggtggtggtggtggacgCCGCCGAAGATGCCCAGTTCCATTCTCTCTTTCACCTTGCCAAG CCAATTTAAGGATGAGATACCCTGTGATGAAGTTTGGAGGTCAAATTACATATAGCAGGACTGCCGTTGAAGTGGAGGCAGCTGCAATGGAGCTCCTAAATACTGTTGGAGCAAAGAATAGAGATGTGGGTGAAGCTGCTGTCAGATTTGACATTGAATGGAGACCTACATTTAAAAAAG GTTTTTCACCTGGGAAGGCTGCGGTTCTGCAAATATGTGGGAACACTAGTCATTGTCATGTTATGCACATTATCCATTCTGGGATACCTCAAAGTCTATCTCTACTTCTGGAGAATTCTACCCTTTTGAAA GTTGGAGTTGGCATTGGCAATGATGCTGTTAAGGTTTACAAAGATTATAATGTAGCTGTTAAGGCAGTAAAGGATCTCTCCTATCTTGCCAAGCGAAAACTTGGTGAATCCCAAAGATGGGGTCTTGGTTCTCTGACTGAGACACTTATATCCAATCAG CTTCCGAAGCCCAATATAATTAGACTTGGAAATTGGGAGGCCGATGTTTTATCAAGAAAGCAGTTAAGAGTATGCTGCCAGTGA